In Oryzihumus leptocrescens, the following are encoded in one genomic region:
- a CDS encoding nuclear transport factor 2 family protein, with amino-acid sequence MATRTAEEVFAHHGQALGAEDLEDIVADYADDAILVVQKKVYRGKDGARQVFTQLLGDVPQAQWDLTTVFADDVLYLEWKATGGGRKVEDGIDTFIFQDGQIRVQTVVYTVQQA; translated from the coding sequence ATGGCCACACGCACAGCCGAAGAGGTCTTCGCACACCACGGGCAGGCGCTCGGCGCCGAGGACCTCGAGGACATCGTCGCCGACTACGCCGACGACGCGATCCTCGTGGTGCAGAAGAAGGTCTACCGGGGCAAGGACGGCGCACGTCAGGTCTTCACCCAGCTGCTGGGCGATGTGCCGCAGGCGCAGTGGGACCTCACCACCGTGTTCGCCGACGACGTGCTCTACCTGGAGTGGAAGGCGACCGGCGGCGGTCGCAAGGTCGAGGACGGCATCGACACGTTCATCTTCCAGGACGGCCAGATCCGCGTGCAGACGGTGGTCTACACGGTCCAGCAGGCCTGA
- a CDS encoding ADP-ribosylglycohydrolase family protein produces the protein MELTTGQCDRAAGVLLAQACGDALGVPYEFATPPDGEPRMVGGGLGPYVPGEWSDDTQMSLCIARVAARGDLTSAAAQDEVAAAFEGWLHGGASDVGTQTRVVLTQAGRWDGPAAHRLREAAERLHALNGHTAGNGALMRTGVVGLTRLDSRETSARTARSLAELTHTDPLAGDSCVLWSEAVRVAVLEGRFDLISGLDLLPEERRGQWSTWIHEATGVEPKTFSPNGFTVKAFQAAWAAISSTDEGDGSPVHLQRALAAAVHAGDDTDTVAAIAGALLGARYGASAVPTRWRREVHGWPGMRAARDLVSLGIQTARGGVPQGSWPRVEVMATGREPARAVPHPHDPGVLLGTLADLGRTTELGVDAVVSLCRLGTAEAPAAGVAARDHVEVWLVDSNLPSDNAHLDFVLDDAAAAVKLLRAEGRRVLLHCVHAEQRTPSVALRYAVRQGADAREAARAIQTVLPSTRGYGRLWEAATGRLAPVSSRG, from the coding sequence ATGGAGCTGACGACGGGACAGTGCGACCGGGCGGCAGGAGTGCTGCTGGCACAGGCCTGCGGGGACGCGCTGGGGGTGCCCTACGAGTTCGCCACACCTCCGGACGGGGAGCCGCGGATGGTCGGCGGCGGCCTCGGGCCCTACGTCCCCGGCGAGTGGAGCGACGACACCCAGATGTCGCTGTGTATCGCGCGGGTTGCCGCCCGCGGGGACCTCACCTCCGCCGCCGCGCAGGACGAGGTCGCGGCCGCGTTCGAGGGGTGGCTGCACGGGGGCGCCAGCGACGTGGGCACCCAGACGCGGGTCGTGCTGACCCAGGCCGGCCGTTGGGACGGCCCGGCCGCGCACCGGCTGCGCGAGGCCGCCGAGCGGCTGCACGCGCTGAACGGGCACACCGCCGGCAACGGGGCCCTGATGCGCACCGGCGTGGTCGGCCTGACCCGGCTGGACTCGCGGGAGACCAGCGCCCGCACCGCCCGGTCTCTCGCCGAGCTCACCCACACCGACCCGTTGGCCGGGGACTCGTGCGTCCTGTGGTCGGAGGCGGTGCGGGTGGCCGTGCTGGAGGGCCGGTTCGACCTGATTTCCGGGCTGGACCTGCTGCCCGAGGAGCGGCGGGGGCAGTGGTCAACATGGATCCACGAGGCGACCGGGGTCGAGCCGAAGACGTTCTCCCCCAACGGATTCACGGTGAAGGCCTTCCAGGCCGCATGGGCTGCGATCAGCTCGACCGACGAGGGCGACGGGTCGCCGGTGCACCTGCAGCGCGCACTGGCGGCGGCCGTGCATGCCGGGGACGACACCGACACCGTGGCGGCCATCGCCGGCGCTCTGCTCGGGGCACGCTACGGCGCCTCGGCGGTGCCGACGCGCTGGCGCCGCGAGGTCCACGGCTGGCCCGGGATGCGCGCCGCCCGTGACCTGGTCTCACTCGGGATCCAGACCGCGCGGGGCGGCGTGCCGCAGGGCTCGTGGCCGCGGGTCGAGGTCATGGCCACCGGCCGCGAGCCGGCCCGCGCCGTGCCCCACCCGCACGACCCCGGCGTGCTGCTCGGCACCCTGGCGGACCTGGGCCGCACGACCGAGCTCGGCGTCGACGCGGTCGTCTCGCTCTGCCGGCTCGGCACCGCCGAGGCGCCTGCCGCCGGGGTCGCGGCCCGCGACCACGTGGAGGTGTGGCTGGTCGACAGCAACCTGCCCTCGGACAACGCGCACCTGGACTTCGTCCTCGACGACGCCGCGGCCGCGGTGAAGCTGCTGCGCGCAGAGGGCCGTCGGGTGCTGCTGCACTGCGTCCACGCCGAGCAGCGCACCCCCAGCGTCGCGCTGCGGTATGCCGTGCGGCAGGGGGCGGACGCGCGCGAGGCGGCGCGCGCGATACAGACGGTGCTGCCGAGCACCCGGGGCTACGGCCGCCTCTGGGAGGCGGCCACCGGCCGCCTGGCGCCGGTGAGCTCGCGAGGCTGA
- a CDS encoding mechanosensitive ion channel family protein: protein MFSNVQPLTDFVDWARSSGLEIVLLVTGALLLTRFATWAGDRITQRIDDSAAETDSLVRSEASKHRHALAQVITWATLVVIYCATAVGIAQRLGVPVTGLVAPAAVAGVALGFGAQRVVQDLLAGFFIITEKQYGFGDLIRLNAPGISDPAIGTVEDVTLRITTIRTADGEVVITPNGQITQVTNLSRDWARSVVDVPVPATADVNRVSDLLHRIGEDAFGDPALQQLMLDPPAIMGVQSIDVDHVSIRVVARTLPGKQFDVGRALRARIAIGLLREGINVTTDLDTAEPTSAGGGVNAPTSTQSGSGAD from the coding sequence ATGTTCTCCAACGTCCAGCCGTTGACCGACTTCGTCGACTGGGCCCGCAGCAGCGGCCTGGAGATCGTCCTGCTCGTGACCGGGGCGCTCCTGCTGACGCGCTTCGCCACGTGGGCGGGTGACCGGATCACCCAGCGGATCGACGACAGCGCCGCCGAGACCGACTCCCTCGTGCGGTCCGAGGCGTCCAAGCACCGCCACGCCCTGGCCCAGGTCATCACCTGGGCCACGCTGGTGGTCATCTACTGCGCCACCGCGGTCGGTATCGCCCAGCGCCTCGGCGTCCCCGTCACCGGCCTCGTCGCCCCCGCCGCGGTGGCCGGTGTCGCCCTCGGCTTCGGCGCCCAGCGCGTGGTGCAGGACCTGCTCGCCGGCTTCTTCATCATCACCGAGAAGCAGTACGGCTTCGGCGACCTCATCCGCCTCAACGCCCCCGGGATCTCCGACCCCGCGATCGGCACCGTCGAGGACGTCACCCTGCGGATCACGACGATCCGGACGGCCGACGGCGAGGTGGTCATCACCCCGAACGGCCAGATCACCCAGGTCACCAACCTCTCCCGTGACTGGGCCCGCTCCGTGGTCGACGTGCCGGTCCCGGCCACCGCGGACGTCAACCGGGTCAGCGACCTGCTGCACCGGATCGGCGAGGACGCCTTCGGTGACCCGGCGCTGCAGCAGCTCATGCTCGACCCGCCGGCGATCATGGGTGTGCAGAGCATCGACGTCGACCACGTCTCGATCCGGGTGGTCGCCCGCACCCTGCCCGGGAAGCAGTTCGACGTCGGCCGGGCGCTGCGGGCCCGCATCGCGATCGGCCTGCTGCGTGAGGGCATCAACGTCACCACCGACCTCGACACCGCCGAGCCGACCAGTGCGGGCGGCGGCGTCAACGCCCCGACGAGCACCCAGAGCGGTTCCGGCGCCGACTGA